In Lachnospiraceae bacterium, one DNA window encodes the following:
- a CDS encoding PTS N-acetylglucosamine transporter subunit IIBC: protein MRRYIIASHHLLAHGLKDTLNFLTSMDGIIDISAYMDDTDLPTQIKELFDSFDPEDEVVMMTDMLGGSVNQQFCPYVNDHRHLICGINLPCALSLVLQPQDMPLTAETIRTIVEESRSHLIYVNEYNDGANEDDE, encoded by the coding sequence ATGAGAAGATATATTATCGCCTCCCATCATTTACTGGCCCACGGCCTAAAAGACACATTAAATTTTCTTACTTCCATGGACGGCATCATTGATATCAGTGCCTATATGGATGACACCGATCTTCCAACCCAGATCAAAGAATTATTTGATTCCTTTGACCCGGAGGATGAAGTAGTCATGATGACTGATATGTTAGGTGGCAGTGTAAACCAGCAGTTCTGCCCATATGTAAACGATCATCGTCACCTGATCTGCGGTATTAATCTTCCATGTGCCTTAAGCCTGGTATTACAGCCTCAGGATATGCCTCTTACTGCAGAGACCATCCGGACTATTGTAGAAGAGTCCAGAAGCCATCTGATCTATGTAAATGAGTATAATGATGGGGCTAATGAGGATGACGAGTAA
- a CDS encoding PTS system mannose/fructose/sorbose family transporter subunit IID has translation MNNENEVMEKAPVLTKKDCVKGAIRWSLMAITTFNYDTQLAPAVVFGIGPLLRKIYKDDDEYVEALNNHYKYFNTMPWLANIVLGATLALEDKEGITSLDAVQNIKVSLMGPLAGIGDTLFWTLLPTIMGSIAGYMALEGNPIGVILWLIVNLIFICIRTQLMWIGYREGTKLITKVGSKLARITDAASVLGLTVVGALSATVVTAKTPLAFQMGEVNLAVADLLDKIMPSMISVATVLVLYKLLGKKGMKITTLILIVIIFSMICSALGILA, from the coding sequence ATGAATAATGAGAATGAAGTAATGGAAAAAGCTCCCGTTTTAACAAAAAAAGACTGTGTGAAAGGTGCCATCCGCTGGTCCTTAATGGCAATAACAACCTTTAACTACGATACCCAGCTTGCTCCAGCCGTTGTTTTCGGTATTGGACCTCTGCTGCGTAAGATCTATAAAGATGATGACGAATACGTTGAAGCATTAAACAACCATTATAAATACTTCAACACCATGCCATGGCTGGCAAATATCGTTCTTGGTGCTACTCTGGCTCTGGAAGACAAAGAGGGAATCACTTCCCTGGATGCTGTACAGAATATCAAGGTCAGCTTAATGGGACCTTTAGCTGGTATCGGTGATACCTTATTCTGGACACTGCTTCCTACTATCATGGGCTCCATCGCAGGATATATGGCTCTGGAAGGCAACCCTATCGGTGTTATCCTGTGGCTCATTGTAAACCTTATCTTCATCTGCATCCGTACCCAGTTAATGTGGATCGGATACCGTGAAGGTACCAAACTGATCACCAAAGTGGGCAGTAAGCTTGCCCGCATCACAGATGCTGCTTCTGTTCTGGGCCTTACTGTTGTAGGTGCGCTGTCCGCAACGGTTGTAACTGCAAAAACACCTCTGGCATTCCAGATGGGCGAAGTCAATCTGGCAGTTGCAGATCTGTTAGACAAGATCATGCCTTCTATGATTTCTGTAGCTACTGTCCTGGTACTGTATAAGCTCCTTGGAAAGAAGGGCATGAAGATCACTACCCTGATCCTCATTGTTATCATCTTCTCCATGATCTGCTCTGCACTGGGAATCCTGGCTTGA
- a CDS encoding PTS sugar transporter subunit IIC yields MQLSALQIVLLVLVAAEINVDRRGLSLTHARPVIVGFLCGLILGDMNSGLYIGGTFTLMSLGVAALGGSSVPDYGVATIIACAFAKTTGQGPEVGMTIGLPVGMLGVQMDVLYKICNSFIAQKSQKYANEKQFGKMYAILYLCPVMVAVFMAFPTAVALTAGAPLVQAILDVLPSWVTGGLSVAGKLLPGLGIAMLLHYMPAKKYFNYILIGFVLSAYMGVPILGIAFLGVALAYKFYMDEEAKENVGFAGGLEDE; encoded by the coding sequence ATGCAATTAAGTGCTTTACAAATTGTACTGCTTGTCCTGGTGGCTGCTGAGATCAACGTTGACCGCCGCGGATTATCACTGACACATGCAAGACCTGTTATCGTAGGTTTCCTGTGCGGACTGATCTTAGGCGACATGAACAGCGGTCTTTACATCGGCGGTACTTTCACACTGATGTCCTTAGGTGTTGCCGCTCTTGGCGGTTCTTCTGTACCTGATTACGGCGTTGCAACCATTATTGCATGCGCATTTGCAAAAACAACCGGACAGGGACCTGAAGTTGGTATGACCATTGGTCTTCCTGTTGGTATGCTGGGCGTACAGATGGACGTTTTATATAAGATCTGCAACTCCTTCATTGCTCAGAAATCCCAGAAATATGCCAATGAAAAACAGTTTGGCAAAATGTATGCTATCCTTTACCTTTGCCCTGTTATGGTAGCTGTATTCATGGCATTCCCAACCGCTGTTGCATTAACAGCAGGCGCTCCTTTAGTTCAGGCTATCCTGGATGTGCTTCCTTCCTGGGTAACAGGCGGTCTGTCTGTAGCAGGAAAGCTCCTTCCTGGTCTTGGTATTGCCATGCTGCTCCACTACATGCCGGCGAAGAAGTACTTCAACTACATTCTGATCGGCTTTGTACTCAGCGCATACATGGGCGTACCGATCCTTGGTATCGCATTCCTTGGTGTAGCTTTGGCTTACAAGTTCTATATGGATGAAGAAGCAAAGGAAAATGTAGGATTTGCAGGAGGTCTTGAAGATGAATAA